The following DNA comes from Deltaproteobacteria bacterium.
GATCCCGATAAATGCACCGGCTGCGGCACCTGTGAGATGATCTGTTCCATGAGGAACACAGAAAAAGTGGCCCCCGCGTCCGCCAGCGTGAAGGTTGTCACGGACGAAAAGCTGGGTAAAAACTTCACCATACTCTGCCAGCATTGCCGAAAACCGCTCTGTCTTCCCGCCTGTCCTACAAGGGCCATAGAAAAAGGCAATGACGGCATTGTACGCATCAATAAACTGTTCTGCACGGAGTGCGGTCTTTGTACCATGGCATGCCCGGCAGCTGCTCCTCTTAAAGACCCGGGCAATCAGGAAATACATAAATGCGACCTCTGCGAAGGCGACCCCCTGTGTGTCAGGCACTGCCCTGAAAAAGCTCTGACCTTTACACGGGGAAAATCCTTCCGATGGATTAAGGGACTGCGCTGGACTATTCAGCTTGTTTCCTTTTTGCTTTTGGTCATCGTCTTTATCGGCACTTTCTGCTACTTTAAGACGGGAAGCGTCAGTTTTGCCTGTCCTACGGGGACCCTTCAGAATATCGCATCGTCGGGAACTATCATACTGGTTGGTGCTTCATCGGCATTAGCACTGCTCATTCTGACCATTCTAGCGGGGAGACTTTTCTGCGGGTGGATCTGTCCCTTTGGTTTTGTCCTGGATCTCGTCGATAAGATAACTCCGAAGAAACTCGGTTGGCCCTCCTTCCTCAAGAGCAGGATGACAAAGTATGGTGTATTGGCAGGCGCCGTTGGGGGGAGCTATGCTCTGGGTTTCCAGGCTTTCTGCACTATCTGCCCCATCGGAACCCTCTGCCGCTCCTACGGGGTACAGTCCTTCTTCAAGAGCGCGGAGCTGGCGATCGTCCCCGCCCTGGCAAGCCTTGAGATTGCACAGAGGAGATCATGGTGCCGGTATTTCTGCCCTGTGGGAGCTCTACTGGGGATTACGGCAACATTACGCCTGATCAAAATTGTCATCGGGGCGAAGAGGTGTAAGAAATTCTCCTGTATTCAGTGCGCGGAGGTCTGTCCCGTAGATATTATTGAAGCGGATCAGTTACGGGAGGGAATATCGCCAAAAATTCCCATGACCGAGTGTATCATGTGTATGAGGTGCATTGATCGATGCCCCTATGATGCGGCAAAGATCAGATTCCGATGGCAGAAGGCGGTGCCGGGAGAAGACAGAACATGAATCTCTTCCAGCAATTTTTCAATATGAGAATCGGCGTGGTCGATTTATCCGCATCGTCTGCCGTAATCGTCCCTCTGGAGGCGGATCAGATTTCGAGCTACATCGGCGGGGCGACATTGAACCGCTCTCTCTTTCATCAATATCAGGATGACCCTTTAGTATTCGGTGTGGGTCCCCTTACAGGAAGTTTTGCCCCCGCTTCATCCCTTCTGGTCGCAACATTCTATTCTCCCCTCTTCGAGAAAATCTGCCACGTTCCGTTCATGCTGAGAACCGGACCGGACATGAAGTTTTCCGGCATTGATTTCCTGGTTGTAAAAGGAGCCGCATCGGAGCTCTCATTACTGTATGTTGATCACGGCACTGTTCAGATTTTCCCCGCAGGGAATCTCCGGAAGCTTCCCATCCAGGATATAACCAGGACATTGAAGAGGGATTTCCTCCCTTTCCAGTCTGCTATTGTAACGGGTCCCGCTGCTGACCATGGAATCCTTCAGGCAAGCGCTTCAGTCGGGGCACAAGGCAGTCTCGGCAAGGCAGGACTGGCATCACGGATGGCCGCAAAAAATTTCAAAGCGATTTTGTTTAACGGGATC
Coding sequences within:
- a CDS encoding 4Fe-4S binding protein, which translates into the protein MSEQVTMQEPSDEQDFSLNLDDLRPRPVEKRTFSGYFMPPRHSFVLFDPDKCTGCGTCEMICSMRNTEKVAPASASVKVVTDEKLGKNFTILCQHCRKPLCLPACPTRAIEKGNDGIVRINKLFCTECGLCTMACPAAAPLKDPGNQEIHKCDLCEGDPLCVRHCPEKALTFTRGKSFRWIKGLRWTIQLVSFLLLVIVFIGTFCYFKTGSVSFACPTGTLQNIASSGTIILVGASSALALLILTILAGRLFCGWICPFGFVLDLVDKITPKKLGWPSFLKSRMTKYGVLAGAVGGSYALGFQAFCTICPIGTLCRSYGVQSFFKSAELAIVPALASLEIAQRRSWCRYFCPVGALLGITATLRLIKIVIGAKRCKKFSCIQCAEVCPVDIIEADQLREGISPKIPMTECIMCMRCIDRCPYDAAKIRFRWQKAVPGEDRT